From one Bradyrhizobium sp. Ash2021 genomic stretch:
- a CDS encoding DUF4159 domain-containing protein — MAGLPLSFAEPLLLLGLLSLPVLWWLLRVMPPRPKRIEFPPTRLLFDIAPKEETPSRTPWWLTLLRLTAAALIILAAAGPIWNPQTAPGGSKAPLVILLDDGWSAASSWDIRIKAADELIANADNDRRGIALVPLSEPARDITLMPGGTARVALRQLSPKPYSVERVETLPALERFLKATGDAEIAWLADGVDTGRGAEFLENLGKTIGDRTLTVFEGGAPSALALVAAENAAAKMTVKVLRTDGGLAAGIVRAIDAKGSPIGEARYSFGPQERDTEAAFDLPVELRNDIARLEISGERSAGAVQLLDKRWRRRAIGVVSGSSTDTAQPLLASTFYLTRALSPFADVRLADRGAPQQVIAQFLDQRLPMIVLADVGTLSPEIRERLNAWIEQGGVLVRFAGPRLAQADDDLVPVKLRRGGRSLGGSLTWEKPQHMASFAADGPFAGLVVPKDVTISRQVLAEPDAVLATKSWASLEDGTPLVTGEHRGKGVVSLFHVGADMRWSDLPMSGSFVEMLRRLVDMSGYTSKPGAGVASEATAETVAPLRTLDGFGAFGPPPSTAKPMPADYRDRATADHPPGFYGSAEGPIAVNTLASADRIAPLDTSSLRAQRASYTNAEPRDLRGILLSSSLALFLIDAIVVAMLGAGLAALLRRRAAPAALTIAFVLAAMSPSPSRADNNDDFAIKAVSQTRLAYVVTGNADVDSIVKAGMSGLTLFLAQRTALEAGDPVGIDPAHDELAFFPLIYWPVIPGAPKPPQDAINRIDAYMKQGGTVVFDTRDAVEAPPGDNGAAQTPGMQTLRDILSSLDVPELEPVPREHVLTKTFYLLRDFPGRFSSGQTWVEALPREDDDEAAQRPARGGDGVSPIIITSNDLAGAWAIRPDGQPMLPLTPGEPRQREFAFRAGVNIVMYTLTGNYKADQVHAPALIERLGQ, encoded by the coding sequence ATCGCAGGTCTCCCCCTCTCCTTTGCCGAACCGCTGCTGTTGCTGGGCCTGCTGAGCCTGCCGGTGCTGTGGTGGCTGTTGCGCGTGATGCCGCCGCGGCCGAAGCGGATCGAGTTCCCGCCGACGCGGCTGTTGTTCGATATCGCGCCGAAGGAAGAAACCCCGTCGCGCACGCCGTGGTGGCTGACCCTGTTGCGGCTGACCGCTGCCGCACTCATCATCCTCGCCGCCGCCGGCCCGATCTGGAATCCGCAGACCGCACCTGGCGGCAGCAAGGCACCGCTGGTGATCCTGCTCGACGACGGCTGGAGCGCGGCGTCGAGTTGGGACATCCGGATCAAGGCCGCCGATGAATTGATCGCGAATGCCGACAACGACCGGCGCGGCATAGCCCTGGTCCCGCTGTCGGAGCCAGCGCGCGACATCACGTTGATGCCGGGCGGCACCGCGCGGGTGGCGCTGCGACAGCTTTCGCCAAAACCCTATTCGGTCGAGCGCGTCGAGACGCTGCCGGCCCTCGAGCGCTTCCTCAAAGCCACCGGCGACGCCGAAATCGCGTGGCTGGCCGACGGCGTCGATACCGGGCGCGGCGCTGAGTTTCTGGAAAATCTCGGCAAGACCATCGGCGACCGTACGCTGACGGTGTTCGAGGGCGGCGCGCCCTCGGCGCTGGCCCTGGTCGCCGCCGAAAACGCCGCCGCGAAGATGACCGTAAAAGTGTTGCGCACCGATGGCGGCCTTGCCGCCGGCATCGTGCGCGCCATCGACGCCAAGGGCTCGCCGATCGGGGAAGCCCGTTACAGCTTTGGACCGCAGGAACGTGATACCGAAGCGGCGTTCGATCTTCCGGTCGAACTGCGCAACGACATTGCGCGGCTGGAAATCTCGGGCGAGCGTTCCGCCGGCGCGGTCCAACTGCTCGACAAGCGATGGCGTCGGCGCGCCATCGGCGTGGTCAGTGGCTCGAGCACCGATACCGCGCAGCCGCTGCTGGCCTCGACCTTCTATCTCACCCGCGCGCTGTCGCCGTTCGCCGATGTGCGGCTTGCCGATCGCGGAGCGCCGCAGCAGGTGATCGCGCAATTTCTGGATCAGCGGCTGCCGATGATCGTGCTGGCGGATGTCGGCACCCTGTCGCCGGAAATCCGCGAGCGTCTCAACGCATGGATCGAGCAAGGCGGCGTGCTGGTGCGGTTCGCCGGCCCGCGTCTGGCGCAGGCCGATGACGATCTGGTGCCGGTGAAATTGCGCCGCGGCGGCCGCAGCCTGGGCGGCAGCCTGACCTGGGAAAAGCCGCAGCATATGGCCTCGTTTGCCGCGGACGGGCCGTTCGCAGGCCTTGTTGTACCGAAGGACGTCACCATCAGCCGGCAGGTTTTGGCCGAACCGGATGCGGTGCTGGCGACCAAGAGCTGGGCGTCGCTGGAGGACGGCACGCCGCTGGTGACCGGCGAACATCGCGGCAAGGGCGTGGTCAGCCTGTTCCATGTCGGCGCCGACATGCGCTGGTCTGACTTGCCGATGTCGGGCAGTTTTGTCGAGATGCTGCGGCGGCTGGTCGACATGTCCGGCTACACGTCGAAACCGGGTGCTGGCGTCGCCAGCGAGGCGACCGCGGAGACGGTGGCGCCGCTGCGCACGCTCGACGGTTTTGGTGCGTTCGGCCCGCCGCCCTCGACCGCAAAGCCGATGCCGGCGGATTATCGCGATCGCGCGACCGCGGATCATCCGCCGGGGTTCTATGGTTCGGCCGAAGGTCCGATCGCCGTCAACACCCTGGCGTCGGCCGATCGCATCGCGCCGCTGGATACTTCTTCCCTGCGCGCACAGCGTGCCAGCTACACCAACGCCGAGCCGCGCGACCTGCGCGGGATATTGCTGTCATCATCGCTGGCGCTGTTCCTGATCGATGCGATCGTGGTTGCCATGCTTGGCGCCGGCCTCGCCGCGCTGTTGCGGCGTCGCGCGGCGCCGGCCGCACTTACCATCGCATTCGTCCTGGCCGCGATGAGCCCCTCGCCGAGCCGCGCCGACAACAACGACGACTTCGCCATCAAGGCGGTCTCGCAGACGCGCCTCGCCTATGTCGTCACCGGCAATGCCGACGTCGATTCCATCGTCAAGGCCGGCATGTCCGGGCTGACCCTGTTCCTGGCGCAGCGCACCGCGCTGGAAGCCGGCGATCCCGTCGGCATCGATCCCGCTCATGACGAGCTGGCATTCTTCCCGCTGATCTACTGGCCGGTGATACCGGGGGCGCCGAAGCCGCCGCAGGACGCCATCAACCGCATCGACGCCTATATGAAGCAGGGCGGCACCGTCGTGTTCGACACCCGCGACGCCGTCGAGGCGCCACCTGGAGACAACGGCGCGGCGCAGACGCCGGGCATGCAGACGCTGCGCGACATCCTTTCCTCGCTCGACGTCCCCGAACTCGAGCCGGTGCCGCGCGAACACGTACTGACCAAGACGTTTTATCTGCTGCGCGATTTCCCGGGCCGCTTCAGTTCGGGCCAGACCTGGGTCGAAGCCCTGCCGCGCGAGGATGACGACGAGGCCGCGCAGCGGCCGGCGCGCGGCGGCGACGGCGTCTCGCCGATCATCATCACCTCGAACGACCTTGCCGGCGCCTGGGCGATCCGCCCCGATGGCCAGCCGATGCTGCCGCTGACGCCGGGCGAGCCGCGCCAGCGCGAATTCGCCTTCCGCGCCGGCGTCAACATCGTGATGTACACGCTGACCGGCAACTACAAGGCTGACCAGGTGCATGCGCCCGCTTTGATCGAGCGGTTGGGACAATGA
- a CDS encoding DUF58 domain-containing protein, which yields MAAESRHLGEEITAIRRADGESRTLAASLPRLVLEARRIAANVIHGLHGRRRAGAGESFWQYRRFVSGEPSQNVDWRRSARDDHLYVREQEWEAAHTVWLWPDRSPSMAFASKGARASKLERGLIVTFALAELLVSGGERVGVPGLMNPTSSSNVIDKMAQAMLHDDATRASLPPSFVPSALAEIVVLSDFWSPMPEIRNMLAGLSASGAHGTLVQVVDPAEETFPYSGRVEFVEPEDGSQITAGRAESWARDYVARVALHRDEIRSETNKLDWLFSTHTTSRSAAELLLFLHSGMMVSKGGVRSSVKVGRGA from the coding sequence ATGGCCGCAGAGAGCAGGCACCTGGGCGAGGAGATCACAGCAATCCGACGTGCCGATGGCGAAAGCCGAACGCTCGCCGCATCGCTGCCGCGCCTTGTGCTTGAAGCCCGCCGCATCGCCGCCAACGTCATTCACGGCCTGCATGGCAGGCGGCGCGCCGGCGCCGGCGAAAGTTTCTGGCAGTACCGCCGCTTTGTCTCGGGCGAACCGTCGCAGAACGTCGACTGGCGCCGCTCGGCGCGCGACGATCATCTCTATGTCCGCGAACAGGAATGGGAGGCCGCGCACACCGTGTGGCTGTGGCCGGACCGTTCGCCGTCGATGGCGTTTGCCTCCAAGGGAGCGCGCGCCAGCAAGCTGGAGCGCGGACTGATCGTCACCTTCGCACTGGCCGAGCTTCTGGTCTCGGGCGGCGAACGCGTCGGCGTCCCCGGCCTGATGAACCCGACCTCGAGCAGCAACGTGATCGACAAGATGGCGCAGGCGATGCTGCACGACGATGCGACGCGTGCGAGCCTGCCGCCGTCGTTCGTGCCGTCTGCACTGGCCGAAATCGTGGTGCTGTCGGATTTCTGGTCGCCGATGCCGGAGATCAGGAACATGCTGGCCGGATTGTCCGCCTCCGGCGCGCATGGCACGCTGGTCCAGGTCGTCGATCCCGCCGAAGAGACTTTCCCGTATTCCGGCCGCGTCGAATTCGTCGAACCGGAAGATGGAAGCCAGATCACCGCGGGCCGCGCCGAGAGCTGGGCGCGCGACTACGTCGCGCGCGTCGCCCTGCATCGCGACGAGATCCGCAGCGAGACCAACAAGCTCGACTGGCTGTTCTCGACCCACACCACCAGCCGCTCCGCCGCCGAACTGCTGCTGTTCCTGCATTCCGGCATGATGGTGAGCAAAGGCGGCGTGCGCTCGAGCGTCAAAGTGGGGCGAGGCGCATGA
- a CDS encoding MoxR family ATPase codes for MPGADSVEKLEDGIVRSAEQVSGQIRAAKEAISTVIFGQDRVIENTLVTILSGGHALLIGVPGLAKTKLVETLGITLGLDAKRIQFTPDLMPSDILGAEVLDESSTGKRSFRFIAGPVFAQLLMADEINRASPRTQSALLQAMQEQHITVAGARHDLPKPFHVLATQNPLEQEGTYPLPEAQLDRFLMEIDVDYPDRDAERRILFETTGADETLAKASMNAEILIAAQRLVRRLPVGDSVVEAILSLVRAARPNPDGGEKLIAWGPGPRASQSLMLAVRARALLDGRLAPSIDDVLDLAEPVLKHRMALTFSARAEGRTIPDVIRQLKARIG; via the coding sequence ATGCCTGGCGCAGACAGTGTCGAGAAACTGGAAGACGGAATCGTCCGTTCGGCCGAACAGGTCTCCGGTCAAATCCGTGCTGCGAAGGAGGCGATCTCCACCGTGATCTTCGGTCAGGATCGGGTGATCGAAAACACCCTGGTGACGATCCTGTCCGGCGGTCACGCCTTGCTGATCGGGGTTCCCGGTCTGGCCAAGACCAAGCTGGTCGAAACGCTCGGCATCACGCTGGGCCTCGACGCCAAGCGCATCCAGTTCACGCCGGACCTGATGCCGTCGGATATTCTGGGCGCCGAGGTGCTGGACGAGAGCAGCACCGGCAAACGGTCGTTCCGCTTCATCGCCGGTCCCGTATTCGCACAACTGCTGATGGCCGACGAAATCAACCGCGCCAGTCCGCGCACCCAGTCGGCGCTGCTGCAGGCGATGCAGGAGCAGCACATCACCGTGGCTGGCGCGCGCCACGATCTGCCCAAGCCGTTCCACGTGCTCGCGACCCAAAACCCGCTGGAGCAGGAAGGCACCTATCCGCTGCCGGAAGCGCAGCTCGATCGTTTCCTGATGGAGATCGACGTCGATTATCCCGATCGCGACGCCGAACGGCGCATCCTGTTCGAGACCACCGGCGCGGATGAGACGCTGGCGAAAGCCTCGATGAATGCGGAGATCCTGATTGCCGCGCAGCGGCTGGTGCGGCGCCTGCCGGTCGGCGACAGCGTCGTCGAGGCGATCCTTTCGCTGGTGCGCGCCGCGCGCCCCAATCCCGACGGCGGCGAGAAGCTGATCGCCTGGGGCCCGGGTCCGCGCGCCAGCCAGTCGCTGATGCTGGCGGTCCGCGCCCGCGCGCTGCTCGATGGCCGGCTCGCGCCCTCGATCGACGACGTGCTCGATCTCGCCGAACCCGTTCTCAAGCACCGCATGGCGCTGACATTCTCGGCGCGTGCGGAGGGCCGCACAATTCCCGACGTGATCAGGCAATTGAAGGCGCGGATTGGTTGA